Proteins co-encoded in one Setaria viridis chromosome 9, Setaria_viridis_v4.0, whole genome shotgun sequence genomic window:
- the LOC117837201 gene encoding homeobox-DDT domain protein RLT3 isoform X2, translated as MPPAQMVTNGLGAKRENAGTKKSPQQIQMLEKFYSDVQYPKPDEMEQYATCVGLTYSQVRIWFKERRRKERREMETIGSHMERQLSGRSSGPRTSSSSSSCNEAPMYGISCSRPEFDSSTSVVGEENTVQSQVLFPKDYILRKIFRKDGPPLGSEFDPLPKSERDRIRDTTCHHSSQNQRAVKKRKIIESTSQRSSVPYEDTVPVRKHGIGKGLMTVWHAMYSQSHNVECQSGPNFIDETGCLRSLRPFDDRDGLEDNGKTTQNQSMAQKKVDKRSKPPLNKRKVPCKRVTGPKEHPPMDCHLSINKSESSELLTEQVTLVDDEELELSELQAGPNPLRCSAHLSSSGRHGCPLCKDLLAKFPPQSVKMKQPFSAKPWDSSPEMVKKLFQVIRFVYTHFGTIDVHPFTFDEFAQAFHDKDSLLLGEVHIGLLKLLLLNAEMGSDGVFVPRSSKDCRFLSFLNFVREQEFDVNFWIRSLNSLTWVEILRQVLVASGFGSKQHMLNRDFFNKEKNQMVKYGLRPRTLKGELFALLSKAGSGGLKVSVLAKSSEIVDLNVSGTLELEQLICLTLSSDITLFEKIAPSAYRLRVDPQIKGKEDARSDSEDSGSVDDDEDASSSDDESNGSQKMNLPEHGDRIARKKEQKNAHGSPNKCSEIDESYPGERWLLGLMEGEYSDLSIDEKLDCLVALIDIASGAGSVPRLEEPQRVLHNMPRAQPHQSGGKIKKSTKNLYRSSDESLNGPGNSYSLDCSRQGRSASRRNQDYIMDSERNDLSGVAHEPQVVLLGSDRRYNSYWLFLGPCRADDPGHRRVYFESSEDGHWEVVDSPQELLSLLSVLDSRGTREAHLLASMEKRQACLFEAMKKHVEGGNAIGLPASSDSFRSETSTGDGASPKTSSVSGASPVSDVENASVPPDLEDSNLDSSSAIVIENGKRGDERILMWDRLQAFDKWIWTSFYSVLTTVKCGKKSFKESLVRCESCHDLYWRDEKHCRICHSTFEVGFDLEEKYAVHAATCREPEDAHEVPNHKVLPSQLQALKAAIHAIEASMPEVAFTGSWMKSAHKLWVKRLRRTSSLPELLQVLVDFVGAMDEDWLYKSSSSVSFSSYLDDIIVYFQTMPQTTSAVALWVVKLDALIAPYLDKPDTSRALAMKELAQARSQASAR; from the exons atgccTCCCGCGCAG ATGGTGACCAATGGCCTTGGGGCAAAAAGGGAGAATGCAGGGACAAAAAAATCCCCCCAGCAAATTCAGATGCTGGAGAAATTTTACTCAG ATGTACAGTATCCAAAGCCAGACGAAATGGAGCAGTATGCGACCTGTGTTGGTTTGACCTACAGTCAGGTCCGTATATGGTTCAAAGAGCGGAGgaggaaagagaggagggagatggAAACCATCGGGTCTCACATGGAAAGGCAACTTAGTGGACGATCAAGTGGACCTAGAACCAGCAGCAGTTCTTCCTCTTGTAACGAAGCTCCCATGTATGGTATTTCGTGTTCACGACCAGAGTTTGACAGCAGTACCAGCGTTGTAGGAGAGGAAAATACAGTTCAATCACAAGTTCTGTTCCCCAAGGATTATATCCTGAGGAAAATCTTTCGCAAAGATGGTCCACCTCTTGGGAGTGAATTTGATCCCCTCCCCAAAAGTGAACGTGATCGTATCAGAG ATACCACATGCCATCATTCCTCTCAAAACCAAAGAGCTGTGAAGAAGAGAAAG ATCATTGAGTCTACCAGCCAGAGGTCCAGTGTGCCATACGAGGATACTGTTCCTGTGAGGAAACACGGAATTGGCAAAGGTCTGATGACAGTGTGGCATGCAATGTATTCCCAATCCCATAATGTGGAATGTCAAAGTGGCCCAAATTTCATTGATGAAACTGGTTGTTTGAGGTCCCTGAGACCGTTTGATGATCGTGACGGGTTAGAAGATAATGGAAAGACTACTCAA AATCAAAGTATGGCACAGAAGAAGGTAGACAAAAGGAGTAAACCTCCATTGAACAAACGAAAG GTGCCATGTAAGAGAGTTACAGGTCCAAAGGAGCATCCTCCGATGGATTGCCATCTTTCAATCAATAAATCAGAATCTTCAGAACTACTGACTGAGCAGGTGACTTTAGTGGATGATGAGGAGCTCGAGCTCAGTGAATTACAAGCAGGCCCTAATCCATTAAGATGTTCAGCTCATCTTTCTTCAAGTGGGAGACATGGCTGCCCCCTTTGTAAAG ATTTACTTGCCAAGTTTCCTCCGCAGAGTGTCAAGATGAAACAGCCTTTCTCCGCAAAACCTTGGGACTCATCACCGGAAATGGTGAAAAAGCTTTTTCAG GTAATCCGGTTTGTATACACTCATTTTGGTACTATTGATGTTCACCCCTTCACATTTGATGAGTTTGCACAAGCATTCCATGACAAG GACTCTTTGTTGTTGGGGGAAGTACATATTGGTCTTCTGAAGTTGTTGCTGTTAAATGCTGAAATGGGCAGCGATGGTGTATTTGTTCCACGATCTTCTAAAGACTGCAGATTTCTTAGTTTCCTGAACTTT GTTAGGGAGCAAGAATTCGATGTTAATTTCTGGATCAGATCACTGAATTCTCTTACTTGGGTTGAAATACTGCGACAAGTCCTTGTTGCTTCGGGCTTTGGGTCCAAACAACATATGCTGAATCGGGATTTCTTTAACAAG GAGAAAAATCAAATGGTCAAATATGGCTTACGTCCTCGCACACTGAAAGGTGAATTGTTTGCACTATTGTCCAAGGCAGGAAGTGGTGGACTAAAGGTTTCAGTACTAGCCAAATCATCTGAG ATTGTTGATCTTAATGTCTCGGGCACATTAGAACTAGAGCAGTTGATATGTTTAACTCTCTCTAGTGACATCACATTATTTGAGAAGATTGCACCTTCTGCATATCGTCTCCGTGTTGACCCCCAAATTAAAGGGAAGGAAGATGCTAGATCAGATAGTGAGGATTCTGGAagtgttgatgatgatgaggatgctAGCAGTAGTGATGATGAATCTAATGGTTCACAAAAAATGAACTTACCTGAGCATGGTGATAGAATTGCTCGAAAGAAGGAGCAAAAAAATGCACATGGAAGTCCAAATAAATGTAGTGAAATTGATGAAAGTTATCCAGGTGAACGTTGGCTTCTGGGATTAATGGAAGGCGAGTATTCAGATCTAAGCATTGATGAGAAGTTGGATTGTTTGGTTGCCTTAATAGATATTGCTTCTGGTGCTGGTTCTGTTCCAAGACTTGAG GAACCACAAAGAGTATTGCATAACATGCCAAGAGCGCAGCCGCACCAATCCGGTGGGAAAATAAAGAAATCTACTAAAAATCTTTATCGATCTAGTGATGAGTCCTTAAATGGACCTGGAAACTCCTACAGTTTGGATTGTTCTCGGCAAGGCCGATCAGCAAGCCGAAGAAATCAGGACTACATCATGGACTCTGAAAGGAATGATCTGTCTGGAGTTGCACATGAACCACAGGTTGTTCTCTTAGGATCAGATCGCAGGTATAATAGTTACTGGCTCTTCCTTGGCCCTTGTAGGGCAGATGATCCAGGGCATCGTAGGGTCTACTTTGAGTCCTCAGAGGATGGCCACTGGGAAGTGGTTGATTCACCACAG GAATTACTTTCCTTGCTCTCAGTCCTAGACAGCAGGGGCACTAGGGAAGCCCATCTCCTTGCATCAATGGAAAAGAGACAAGCCTGCCTTTTCGAAGCCATGAAAAAACATGTGGAAGGAGGGAATGCAATCGGGCTCCCAGCCTCATCTGATTCATTTCGCTCCGAGACAAGTACTGGTGATGGAGCTTCACCCAAGACAAGTAGTGTATCTGGAGCTTCACCTGTATCAGATGTTGAGAATGCTTCTGTTCCTCCAGATCTCGAAGATAGTAACTTGGATTCATCATCTGCAATAGTTATTGAAAATGGCAAGAGAGGTGATGAAAGAATATTGATGTGGGATAGGTTGCAAGCATTTGATAAGTGGATCTGGACTTCTTTCTATTCTGTCCTTACCACTGTTAAATGTGGCAAGAAGTCATTTAAGGAGTCACTAGTTCGTTGTGAAAGTTGTCATGATCTATATTGGAGAGATGAGAAACATTGCAGAATATGCCATTCAACTTTTGAGGTTGGTTTTGATCTCGAAGAAAAATATGCTGTACATGCCGCAACATGTAGGGAACCTGAGGATGCGCACGAGGTGCCAAATCACAAAGTTCTGCCTTCACAGCTACAGGCACTTAAAGCAGCCATTCATGCTATTGAG GCATCGATGCCTGAGGTAGCTTTTACTGGTTCTTGGATGAAGTCTGCTCACAAGCTGTGGGTTAAGCGGCTTCGACGAACATCATCATTGCCAGAGCTTTTGCAG GTTCTTGTCGACTTTGTTGGGGCAATGGATGAGGATTGGTTGTACAAAAGTTCATCATCTGTAAGTTTTAGCTCGTATTTGGATGACATCATTGTCTACTTTCAGACAATGCCACAAACAACATCAGCAGTTGCACTTTGGGTTGTCAAATTGGATGCACTCATCGCGCCTTATTTGGATAAACCTGATACCTCCCGAGCATTGGCCATGAAAGAACTAGCACAGGCAA GATCACAGGCTAGTGCAAGGTAG
- the LOC117837201 gene encoding homeobox-DDT domain protein RLT3 isoform X1, giving the protein MPPAQMVTNGLGAKRENAGTKKSPQQIQMLEKFYSDVQYPKPDEMEQYATCVGLTYSQVRIWFKERRRKERREMETIGSHMERQLSGRSSGPRTSSSSSSCNEAPMYGISCSRPEFDSSTSVVGEENTVQSQVLFPKDYILRKIFRKDGPPLGSEFDPLPKSERDRIRDTTCHHSSQNQRAVKKRKIIESTSQRSSVPYEDTVPVRKHGIGKGLMTVWHAMYSQSHNVECQSGPNFIDETGCLRSLRPFDDRDGLEDNGKTTQNQSMAQKKVDKRSKPPLNKRKVPCKRVTGPKEHPPMDCHLSINKSESSELLTEQVTLVDDEELELSELQAGPNPLRCSAHLSSSGRHGCPLCKDLLAKFPPQSVKMKQPFSAKPWDSSPEMVKKLFQVIRFVYTHFGTIDVHPFTFDEFAQAFHDKDSLLLGEVHIGLLKLLLLNAEMGSDGVFVPRSSKDCRFLSFLNFVREQEFDVNFWIRSLNSLTWVEILRQVLVASGFGSKQHMLNRDFFNKEKNQMVKYGLRPRTLKGELFALLSKAGSGGLKVSVLAKSSEIVDLNVSGTLELEQLICLTLSSDITLFEKIAPSAYRLRVDPQIKGKEDARSDSEDSGSVDDDEDASSSDDESNGSQKMNLPEHGDRIARKKEQKNAHGSPNKCSEIDESYPGERWLLGLMEGEYSDLSIDEKLDCLVALIDIASGAGSVPRLEEPQRVLHNMPRAQPHQSGGKIKKSTKNLYRSSDESLNGPGNSYSLDCSRQGRSASRRNQDYIMDSERNDLSGVAHEPQVVLLGSDRRYNSYWLFLGPCRADDPGHRRVYFESSEDGHWEVVDSPQELLSLLSVLDSRGTREAHLLASMEKRQACLFEAMKKHVEGGNAIGLPASSDSFRSETSTGDGASPKTSSVSGASPVSDVENASVPPDLEDSNLDSSSAIVIENGKRGDERILMWDRLQAFDKWIWTSFYSVLTTVKCGKKSFKESLVRCESCHDLYWRDEKHCRICHSTFEVGFDLEEKYAVHAATCREPEDAHEVPNHKVLPSQLQALKAAIHAIEASMPEVAFTGSWMKSAHKLWVKRLRRTSSLPELLQVLVDFVGAMDEDWLYKSSSSVSFSSYLDDIIVYFQTMPQTTSAVALWVVKLDALIAPYLDKPDTSRALAMKELAQDHRLVQGSLEDGFFHVMLQQAPS; this is encoded by the exons atgccTCCCGCGCAG ATGGTGACCAATGGCCTTGGGGCAAAAAGGGAGAATGCAGGGACAAAAAAATCCCCCCAGCAAATTCAGATGCTGGAGAAATTTTACTCAG ATGTACAGTATCCAAAGCCAGACGAAATGGAGCAGTATGCGACCTGTGTTGGTTTGACCTACAGTCAGGTCCGTATATGGTTCAAAGAGCGGAGgaggaaagagaggagggagatggAAACCATCGGGTCTCACATGGAAAGGCAACTTAGTGGACGATCAAGTGGACCTAGAACCAGCAGCAGTTCTTCCTCTTGTAACGAAGCTCCCATGTATGGTATTTCGTGTTCACGACCAGAGTTTGACAGCAGTACCAGCGTTGTAGGAGAGGAAAATACAGTTCAATCACAAGTTCTGTTCCCCAAGGATTATATCCTGAGGAAAATCTTTCGCAAAGATGGTCCACCTCTTGGGAGTGAATTTGATCCCCTCCCCAAAAGTGAACGTGATCGTATCAGAG ATACCACATGCCATCATTCCTCTCAAAACCAAAGAGCTGTGAAGAAGAGAAAG ATCATTGAGTCTACCAGCCAGAGGTCCAGTGTGCCATACGAGGATACTGTTCCTGTGAGGAAACACGGAATTGGCAAAGGTCTGATGACAGTGTGGCATGCAATGTATTCCCAATCCCATAATGTGGAATGTCAAAGTGGCCCAAATTTCATTGATGAAACTGGTTGTTTGAGGTCCCTGAGACCGTTTGATGATCGTGACGGGTTAGAAGATAATGGAAAGACTACTCAA AATCAAAGTATGGCACAGAAGAAGGTAGACAAAAGGAGTAAACCTCCATTGAACAAACGAAAG GTGCCATGTAAGAGAGTTACAGGTCCAAAGGAGCATCCTCCGATGGATTGCCATCTTTCAATCAATAAATCAGAATCTTCAGAACTACTGACTGAGCAGGTGACTTTAGTGGATGATGAGGAGCTCGAGCTCAGTGAATTACAAGCAGGCCCTAATCCATTAAGATGTTCAGCTCATCTTTCTTCAAGTGGGAGACATGGCTGCCCCCTTTGTAAAG ATTTACTTGCCAAGTTTCCTCCGCAGAGTGTCAAGATGAAACAGCCTTTCTCCGCAAAACCTTGGGACTCATCACCGGAAATGGTGAAAAAGCTTTTTCAG GTAATCCGGTTTGTATACACTCATTTTGGTACTATTGATGTTCACCCCTTCACATTTGATGAGTTTGCACAAGCATTCCATGACAAG GACTCTTTGTTGTTGGGGGAAGTACATATTGGTCTTCTGAAGTTGTTGCTGTTAAATGCTGAAATGGGCAGCGATGGTGTATTTGTTCCACGATCTTCTAAAGACTGCAGATTTCTTAGTTTCCTGAACTTT GTTAGGGAGCAAGAATTCGATGTTAATTTCTGGATCAGATCACTGAATTCTCTTACTTGGGTTGAAATACTGCGACAAGTCCTTGTTGCTTCGGGCTTTGGGTCCAAACAACATATGCTGAATCGGGATTTCTTTAACAAG GAGAAAAATCAAATGGTCAAATATGGCTTACGTCCTCGCACACTGAAAGGTGAATTGTTTGCACTATTGTCCAAGGCAGGAAGTGGTGGACTAAAGGTTTCAGTACTAGCCAAATCATCTGAG ATTGTTGATCTTAATGTCTCGGGCACATTAGAACTAGAGCAGTTGATATGTTTAACTCTCTCTAGTGACATCACATTATTTGAGAAGATTGCACCTTCTGCATATCGTCTCCGTGTTGACCCCCAAATTAAAGGGAAGGAAGATGCTAGATCAGATAGTGAGGATTCTGGAagtgttgatgatgatgaggatgctAGCAGTAGTGATGATGAATCTAATGGTTCACAAAAAATGAACTTACCTGAGCATGGTGATAGAATTGCTCGAAAGAAGGAGCAAAAAAATGCACATGGAAGTCCAAATAAATGTAGTGAAATTGATGAAAGTTATCCAGGTGAACGTTGGCTTCTGGGATTAATGGAAGGCGAGTATTCAGATCTAAGCATTGATGAGAAGTTGGATTGTTTGGTTGCCTTAATAGATATTGCTTCTGGTGCTGGTTCTGTTCCAAGACTTGAG GAACCACAAAGAGTATTGCATAACATGCCAAGAGCGCAGCCGCACCAATCCGGTGGGAAAATAAAGAAATCTACTAAAAATCTTTATCGATCTAGTGATGAGTCCTTAAATGGACCTGGAAACTCCTACAGTTTGGATTGTTCTCGGCAAGGCCGATCAGCAAGCCGAAGAAATCAGGACTACATCATGGACTCTGAAAGGAATGATCTGTCTGGAGTTGCACATGAACCACAGGTTGTTCTCTTAGGATCAGATCGCAGGTATAATAGTTACTGGCTCTTCCTTGGCCCTTGTAGGGCAGATGATCCAGGGCATCGTAGGGTCTACTTTGAGTCCTCAGAGGATGGCCACTGGGAAGTGGTTGATTCACCACAG GAATTACTTTCCTTGCTCTCAGTCCTAGACAGCAGGGGCACTAGGGAAGCCCATCTCCTTGCATCAATGGAAAAGAGACAAGCCTGCCTTTTCGAAGCCATGAAAAAACATGTGGAAGGAGGGAATGCAATCGGGCTCCCAGCCTCATCTGATTCATTTCGCTCCGAGACAAGTACTGGTGATGGAGCTTCACCCAAGACAAGTAGTGTATCTGGAGCTTCACCTGTATCAGATGTTGAGAATGCTTCTGTTCCTCCAGATCTCGAAGATAGTAACTTGGATTCATCATCTGCAATAGTTATTGAAAATGGCAAGAGAGGTGATGAAAGAATATTGATGTGGGATAGGTTGCAAGCATTTGATAAGTGGATCTGGACTTCTTTCTATTCTGTCCTTACCACTGTTAAATGTGGCAAGAAGTCATTTAAGGAGTCACTAGTTCGTTGTGAAAGTTGTCATGATCTATATTGGAGAGATGAGAAACATTGCAGAATATGCCATTCAACTTTTGAGGTTGGTTTTGATCTCGAAGAAAAATATGCTGTACATGCCGCAACATGTAGGGAACCTGAGGATGCGCACGAGGTGCCAAATCACAAAGTTCTGCCTTCACAGCTACAGGCACTTAAAGCAGCCATTCATGCTATTGAG GCATCGATGCCTGAGGTAGCTTTTACTGGTTCTTGGATGAAGTCTGCTCACAAGCTGTGGGTTAAGCGGCTTCGACGAACATCATCATTGCCAGAGCTTTTGCAG GTTCTTGTCGACTTTGTTGGGGCAATGGATGAGGATTGGTTGTACAAAAGTTCATCATCTGTAAGTTTTAGCTCGTATTTGGATGACATCATTGTCTACTTTCAGACAATGCCACAAACAACATCAGCAGTTGCACTTTGGGTTGTCAAATTGGATGCACTCATCGCGCCTTATTTGGATAAACCTGATACCTCCCGAGCATTGGCCATGAAAGAACTAGCACAG GATCACAGGCTAGTGCAAGGTAGCTTGGAAGATGGATTCTTTCACGTGATGCTCCAGCAAGCACCCAGCTGA